In Methylocystis echinoides, one genomic interval encodes:
- a CDS encoding circularly permuted type 2 ATP-grasp protein → MAVDREAATIPGAEARRLAAWIEDYEPIPGVPDELIGSDGRPRAQWSRLLETLAGLGQEGVESRFAAAARRINDMGVTYRVHGETRERPWPLSRLPLLVTESEWRDIAAGVAQRAELLDCILRDVYGEARLVSEGALPAAAVAGSPEFIRPMCGVKPVGGRWLRFYAAELGRGPDGKWWVLGDRAQAPSGAGYAVENRLILARAFPSLYREMRVRRLAGFFRDFRAGLVAAATRADPRICLMTPGPWSETYTEQVYLARYLGFLLVEGEDLVASEGKLHVRTVAGLKRADVLWRRVDADWLDPLEANAASRLGVPGLFEAIREGAVALANMPGAGLVESRALMSFLPALARRLLGEDLRLPNVATWWCGQEAERAEILRDIDQRAIAAAFGDTAEGLEDGRAAIGAELDAEHRARLVAAIKRRGMDYVAQEVVQLSTTPAWRGGALTPRPFTLRVFAAATPEGWKIMPGGFCRVSDRRDARAISMGAGAKSADVWVVGDDGPEPATTLLPATDDARIVRVPGNLPSRAADNLFWMGRYLERAEATLRVVRCLCNRLTEPQSNAILGRQPIDRCERLLVAWGAAGPVDSADSSAAIALTAASDAKCYGSARAIVAQAKRAASIVRERLSQDIWQLLVRLDARLNGPAAPLEPEILEMCERGLHTLAALSGLMDENFNRVSGWTFIDLGKRIERAINTCRYVRQFADDDPTLETLDALLELIDSQISYRSRYLAGAALAPTLDMALLDPFNPRSVAFQARRIDAHLAALPALADDGMMEPQRRIAVSLRADLEAEDARRIDGKRVLLIEQRLMALANAVSERYFSHASDPAPGDRRSRFA, encoded by the coding sequence TTGGCCGTTGATCGCGAGGCCGCGACGATTCCAGGCGCCGAGGCGCGGCGGCTGGCCGCCTGGATCGAGGATTACGAACCAATACCCGGCGTCCCCGACGAGCTGATCGGGTCGGACGGCCGCCCGCGCGCGCAGTGGTCGCGCCTGCTGGAAACGCTTGCGGGTCTCGGGCAGGAGGGAGTCGAGAGCCGTTTCGCCGCCGCTGCGCGGCGCATCAACGACATGGGCGTGACCTATCGCGTTCATGGCGAAACGCGCGAACGACCCTGGCCCCTCAGTCGGCTGCCGCTGCTCGTCACGGAGAGCGAGTGGCGGGACATTGCGGCGGGCGTGGCGCAACGCGCCGAGCTGCTCGACTGCATCTTGCGCGACGTTTATGGCGAAGCGCGGCTCGTGTCCGAAGGCGCTTTGCCGGCGGCGGCGGTGGCGGGCTCGCCCGAGTTCATCCGCCCGATGTGCGGCGTCAAGCCCGTGGGCGGGCGCTGGCTGCGTTTCTATGCGGCCGAGCTGGGGCGGGGGCCCGACGGCAAATGGTGGGTGCTCGGCGATCGCGCCCAGGCGCCCTCGGGCGCGGGCTACGCCGTCGAGAACCGGCTCATTCTGGCGCGCGCCTTTCCGAGCCTCTACCGCGAGATGCGGGTTCGCCGGCTCGCGGGCTTCTTTCGCGATTTTCGCGCCGGGCTGGTCGCCGCCGCCACACGGGCCGATCCGCGCATCTGCCTGATGACGCCGGGGCCCTGGAGCGAGACCTATACGGAGCAGGTCTATCTGGCGCGCTACCTCGGATTTCTTCTCGTGGAGGGCGAGGACCTGGTCGCGAGCGAAGGCAAGCTGCACGTGCGCACGGTCGCTGGCCTGAAGCGCGCCGACGTGCTGTGGCGGCGCGTCGACGCGGACTGGCTCGACCCGCTGGAGGCCAACGCCGCGTCGCGGCTCGGCGTTCCGGGCCTGTTCGAGGCGATCCGCGAGGGCGCCGTGGCGCTCGCCAACATGCCGGGGGCGGGCCTCGTCGAGTCGCGCGCCTTGATGAGCTTCCTGCCGGCGCTGGCGCGACGGCTTTTGGGCGAGGATCTGCGTCTCCCGAATGTTGCGACCTGGTGGTGCGGCCAGGAGGCGGAGCGCGCTGAAATTTTGCGCGACATCGACCAGCGCGCCATCGCCGCCGCCTTCGGCGACACGGCGGAGGGGCTCGAGGACGGCCGCGCGGCGATCGGCGCCGAGCTCGACGCCGAGCATCGCGCGCGGCTGGTCGCCGCCATCAAGCGGCGCGGCATGGACTATGTGGCGCAGGAAGTCGTTCAGCTTTCGACGACCCCAGCCTGGCGCGGCGGGGCGTTGACGCCGCGCCCCTTCACGCTGCGCGTCTTCGCCGCGGCGACGCCCGAGGGCTGGAAGATCATGCCCGGCGGATTTTGCCGCGTGTCCGACCGCCGCGACGCGCGCGCCATCTCGATGGGCGCAGGCGCCAAATCGGCGGATGTCTGGGTCGTCGGCGACGACGGGCCCGAGCCGGCCACGACGCTGCTGCCCGCAACCGACGACGCGCGCATCGTGCGCGTGCCCGGCAACCTGCCGAGCCGCGCCGCCGACAATCTCTTCTGGATGGGCCGCTATCTCGAGCGGGCGGAGGCCACGCTGCGCGTCGTGCGCTGCCTGTGCAATCGGCTGACCGAGCCGCAGAGCAACGCCATTTTGGGCCGCCAGCCGATCGACCGCTGTGAGCGGCTGCTCGTCGCCTGGGGCGCCGCGGGGCCGGTCGATTCGGCCGATTCCAGCGCGGCCATCGCGCTGACGGCGGCCAGCGACGCGAAATGCTACGGTTCGGCGCGCGCCATTGTCGCGCAGGCGAAGCGCGCCGCCTCGATTGTTCGCGAGCGCCTGTCGCAAGACATCTGGCAATTGCTGGTGCGTCTGGACGCGCGTCTCAATGGCCCCGCCGCGCCGCTCGAACCAGAAATCCTGGAAATGTGCGAAAGAGGGCTGCATACGCTCGCGGCGCTGTCGGGTCTGATGGACGAGAACTTCAACCGCGTGTCGGGTTGGACCTTCATCGATCTCGGCAAGCGCATCGAACGCGCCATCAACACCTGTCGCTACGTGCGGCAGTTCGCCGACGACGATCCGACGCTGGAGACGCTCGACGCGCTCCTGGAGCTCATCGATTCGCAGATCTCCTATCGTTCCCGTTATCTCGCCGGCGCCGCTCTGGCGCCGACGCTCGACATGGCGCTGCTCGATCCTTTCAATCCGCGCTCAGTGGCCTTTCAGGCCCGCCGCATCGACGCGCATCTGGCGGCGCTGCCGGCGCTCGCCGACGACGGGATGATGGAGCCGCAGCGGCGCATCGCCGTATCGCTGCGCGCCGATCTCGAAGCCGAGGACGCCCGCCGCATCGACGGCAAGCGTGTGCTGCTGATCGAACAACGGCTGATGGCGCTCGCCAACGCCGTTTCGGAACGGTATTTCTCTCACGCCAGCGATCCCGCTCCGGGCGACAGGCGATCGAGATTCGCGTGA
- a CDS encoding transglutaminase family protein: MIYDISHVTTYSYEASVASTRCAIRLTPRDGRGQRVLRSVIEATPAPEATRESVDFFGNRVVEAMIREPHARLRVAMTARVEVNWDEPPAPGLTPPWENIARDACALRRLDRGTPAHWLFPGRLTPLHPPATDYARESFPAGRPVLEGAAELMARIKEDFAYDPEATHVATPLAEAFARRGGVCQDFAHIMIAGLRGLALPAAYVSGYIRTAPAPGQPRLDGADASHAWAALWCGEPFGWIHLDPTNAMFADDNHITVAIGRDYADVSPIDGVIVGAGRQALAVNVDIKAVSGAS, encoded by the coding sequence GTGATCTACGACATCAGCCACGTCACGACCTACAGCTATGAGGCGAGCGTCGCCTCGACGCGCTGCGCCATCCGGCTGACGCCGCGCGACGGCCGCGGCCAGCGGGTCTTGAGAAGCGTAATCGAGGCGACGCCGGCCCCCGAGGCGACGCGTGAGAGCGTCGACTTCTTCGGCAATCGCGTGGTCGAGGCGATGATCCGCGAGCCGCACGCAAGGCTGCGCGTCGCGATGACCGCCCGCGTCGAGGTCAATTGGGACGAGCCGCCCGCGCCGGGCCTGACCCCGCCGTGGGAAAACATCGCGCGCGACGCCTGCGCCCTGAGACGCCTGGACAGGGGCACGCCCGCGCACTGGCTCTTCCCGGGCCGCCTGACGCCGCTCCATCCGCCGGCGACGGATTATGCGCGCGAGAGCTTTCCCGCTGGCCGGCCGGTTCTCGAAGGCGCGGCTGAACTGATGGCCCGTATCAAGGAAGACTTCGCCTATGACCCCGAGGCGACTCATGTGGCGACGCCCCTTGCCGAGGCTTTCGCGCGGCGCGGCGGCGTCTGTCAGGATTTCGCGCATATCATGATCGCCGGCCTGCGCGGCCTCGCATTGCCGGCGGCTTATGTCAGCGGCTACATTCGCACCGCGCCGGCCCCCGGCCAGCCGCGTCTCGACGGCGCGGACGCCTCGCACGCCTGGGCGGCGCTTTGGTGCGGCGAGCCCTTTGGCTGGATTCATCTGGACCCGACCAACGCCATGTTCGCCGACGACAACCACATCACCGTCGCGATCGGGCGCGATTACGCGGATGTGTCGCCGATCGACGGCGTCATCGTCGGGGCAGGGCGCCAGGCCCTCGCCGTCAACGTGGACATCAAGGCCGTGAGCGGCGCGTCGTGA
- the clcA gene encoding H(+)/Cl(-) exchange transporter ClcA, translating into MNDAPPPEAAPPMGRLEGRLPDDSLWRRREQGEPPAAPDDRIGLLILATLALAVGVAAGVVGAFYRLSLDAADNFRTLIVAWAQGRALLGLLCVIGLCALAAALAGWLVRRFSPHASGSGIPHVEAVLHGQAPPAPFILLPVKFFGGVLAIGSGLALGREGPSVQIGAVIGHLVGQASGRDWRDCRALLAAGAGAGLATAFNAPMAGAVFVLEELVQKFEHRTAIAALGASSTAIATAHFILGDAPEFALAPIDYPAPAIGPLFFVFGALMGCLGVFYNRLLYATLAAYDKTPVKWRAALTGAAVGALAWFAPGVVGGGGNITQAALSGAQDVFILPFVLMLRFGLGSASYATGTPGGLFAPMLALGALAGLFFGVVCGLLLPGLAIQPQAFAVVGMTALFTAAVRAPLTGMVLVTEMTGSAVLLLPMLAACFTAMLAPTLLREAPIYEALRERLLRR; encoded by the coding sequence GTGAACGACGCGCCCCCGCCAGAGGCCGCGCCTCCCATGGGGCGTCTGGAAGGACGCCTACCCGACGACAGCCTCTGGCGGCGGCGGGAGCAAGGGGAGCCGCCGGCGGCGCCGGACGATCGGATCGGTCTCCTCATCCTCGCGACGCTGGCGCTCGCCGTCGGCGTCGCCGCTGGCGTCGTCGGCGCCTTCTACCGGTTGTCGCTCGACGCGGCCGACAACTTTCGCACGCTCATCGTCGCATGGGCGCAGGGCAGGGCGCTTCTTGGCCTCTTGTGCGTGATCGGACTCTGCGCCCTCGCCGCCGCCCTCGCCGGCTGGCTGGTTCGGCGCTTCTCGCCGCACGCCTCCGGCAGCGGCATCCCGCACGTCGAGGCGGTTCTGCACGGCCAGGCGCCGCCCGCGCCCTTCATCCTGTTGCCGGTAAAATTCTTCGGCGGCGTCCTCGCCATCGGCTCGGGCCTCGCGCTCGGCCGCGAGGGCCCGAGCGTGCAGATCGGGGCGGTGATCGGCCATCTCGTCGGTCAGGCCTCGGGCCGCGATTGGCGGGATTGTCGCGCGCTGCTCGCCGCGGGGGCCGGGGCGGGGCTCGCCACGGCCTTCAACGCTCCCATGGCCGGCGCGGTCTTCGTGCTCGAGGAGCTGGTGCAGAAATTCGAGCACCGCACCGCCATCGCCGCGCTCGGCGCCTCCTCGACCGCGATCGCCACCGCGCATTTCATTCTCGGCGACGCGCCGGAGTTCGCGCTTGCGCCCATCGATTATCCCGCGCCGGCGATCGGCCCGCTGTTCTTCGTGTTCGGCGCGCTCATGGGCTGTCTGGGCGTCTTTTACAATCGGCTGCTGTATGCGACGCTCGCGGCCTATGACAAGACGCCGGTCAAATGGCGCGCGGCGCTGACCGGCGCGGCGGTCGGCGCGCTCGCCTGGTTTGCGCCGGGCGTCGTCGGCGGCGGCGGGAATATCACCCAGGCGGCGCTCTCCGGCGCGCAGGACGTCTTCATCCTGCCCTTCGTGCTCATGCTGAGGTTCGGCCTCGGTTCGGCGTCCTATGCGACCGGGACGCCCGGCGGACTCTTCGCGCCGATGCTGGCGCTGGGCGCCCTCGCCGGTCTCTTCTTCGGCGTCGTTTGCGGCCTGCTGCTGCCGGGGCTTGCCATCCAACCTCAGGCTTTCGCCGTGGTGGGCATGACGGCGCTGTTCACGGCGGCGGTGCGGGCGCCGCTGACGGGCATGGTTCTGGTCACGGAGATGACGGGCAGCGCCGTCTTGCTGCTGCCGATGCTGGCCGCCTGTTTTACGGCCATGCTGGCGCCGACCCTGCTGCGCGAGGCGCCGATCTATGAGGCGTTGCGAGAACGACTGCTACGCCGGTGA
- a CDS encoding DUF1236 domain-containing protein yields MRTRLFLSAAVATLSLCLSQGYAQQAGRGPSGDDVAKPGESTRMQNEKGATEQRGERRDERAQEQKRERGARETGDASDRPGAAAKDEDKRAAAKDESKRGAAKDEKKQDATKAEEKHGGAKKGEKHGATTREEQRGAANQDRDRAPTAQGGREMDRQDQTGESGATPGGRTGAATTDAERRATQAEADKAGRSGERAEPGAADAERRGTQAEADRTGRAGQMERRGEMDQQRGRDGFDRQTGEATRGAGRREAFEDAGRDRRGAGRFRLSQRENTRVRQILTQRNVQRISPDVFSPRIGAVLPPSVQFYPLPSDVIGMIPRFRGFNYVMVGDDIAIIDPGTREVVTVLDEGGPGAAYGYGYGDDERYGYDRRNGRSYGSARRDDYRASRRDADDDDDDDRRAGPRRRGEAYGYAPRVRLDDRQERALYRGVMSEARSNLRQVCVRVGERVPESVDLEPVPRNIAAQAPDAERFDYFVLNDQVVLVDPDTRIVADIIERPR; encoded by the coding sequence ATGCGAACAAGGCTTTTTCTCTCGGCGGCCGTAGCGACTCTGTCGCTCTGCCTCTCTCAGGGCTATGCGCAGCAGGCCGGACGTGGGCCATCGGGCGACGACGTCGCCAAGCCAGGCGAATCGACCCGCATGCAGAATGAGAAGGGTGCGACCGAGCAGCGCGGTGAGCGGCGCGACGAGCGGGCGCAGGAACAGAAGCGCGAACGCGGCGCGCGCGAGACAGGGGACGCGTCGGATCGTCCGGGCGCGGCGGCCAAGGACGAGGACAAGCGGGCTGCTGCAAAGGACGAGAGCAAGCGCGGCGCCGCGAAGGACGAGAAGAAGCAGGACGCGACCAAGGCCGAGGAGAAGCACGGCGGCGCCAAGAAGGGCGAGAAGCACGGCGCCACGACGCGGGAGGAGCAACGGGGCGCCGCGAACCAAGATCGCGACCGCGCCCCCACGGCCCAGGGCGGCCGGGAAATGGACCGCCAGGACCAGACCGGGGAAAGCGGGGCCACTCCCGGTGGGCGCACGGGGGCCGCGACCACGGACGCCGAACGCCGCGCCACGCAGGCTGAGGCCGACAAGGCCGGCCGGTCTGGCGAGCGGGCGGAGCCCGGCGCTGCCGACGCCGAACGCCGCGGAACGCAAGCCGAGGCGGACAGGACCGGCCGCGCCGGCCAGATGGAGCGCCGCGGCGAGATGGATCAACAACGCGGCAGGGACGGCTTCGACCGGCAGACGGGCGAAGCGACGCGCGGCGCGGGCCGGCGCGAGGCTTTCGAGGACGCGGGGCGCGACAGGCGGGGAGCCGGCCGCTTCCGGCTGTCTCAGCGGGAAAACACGCGGGTCCGTCAGATCCTGACCCAGCGAAACGTGCAACGAATCTCGCCTGACGTCTTCAGCCCGAGAATCGGCGCCGTCCTTCCCCCGAGCGTGCAATTCTACCCGCTGCCCTCGGATGTGATCGGGATGATCCCGCGGTTCCGCGGCTTCAATTACGTCATGGTCGGCGACGACATCGCCATCATCGATCCCGGCACCCGCGAGGTCGTGACCGTTCTGGACGAAGGCGGCCCCGGAGCCGCCTATGGCTACGGATATGGAGACGACGAGCGCTACGGCTACGACCGCCGCAACGGCCGCTCCTATGGGTCGGCGCGCAGAGACGATTACCGCGCGTCGCGTCGGGACGCTGACGACGACGATGACGATGATCGCCGCGCCGGGCCAAGGCGTCGGGGCGAAGCTTATGGCTACGCCCCGCGGGTGCGGCTCGACGACCGGCAGGAGCGCGCGCTCTATCGCGGGGTCATGAGCGAGGCTCGGTCGAATCTGCGGCAGGTTTGCGTGCGGGTGGGCGAGCGGGTTCCGGAATCCGTCGATCTGGAGCCGGTGCCGCGCAATATTGCGGCCCAGGCGCCGGACGCCGAGCGCTTCGACTACTTCGTGCTCAATGATCAGGTCGTGCTGGTTGATCCGGACACCCGGATCGTCGCCGACATCATCGAGCGCCCGAGGTGA
- a CDS encoding fumarylacetoacetate hydrolase family protein, with product MSSYEVAKAAEAARRIWSCWQAGETLGELPAECRPANAFEGYAAQAQLPEVSGRRVLGWKLAATSAVGQAHIQVSGPLAGRLLSGKVFDDGAELSLFGNRMRVAEPEFAFRMGRDLAPRETAYSQDEVMGAVADLHLGLEAPDSRFAVFEKAGEAQLIADNACAGQYVVGPAAPAVWRRIDLSRHAVTGKVTKAGGDCWTREGVGAAVLGDPRIALTWLANRLSSLGLTLKAGEIVTTGTCMTPLEIEPGDAVEADYGALGRARLRFAAEA from the coding sequence ATGAGCTCGTACGAAGTCGCAAAGGCCGCCGAGGCCGCGCGTCGCATCTGGTCCTGCTGGCAGGCCGGGGAGACGCTGGGGGAGTTGCCGGCGGAGTGCCGGCCCGCGAACGCATTCGAAGGCTACGCCGCGCAGGCGCAGCTCCCGGAAGTCTCGGGACGTCGCGTGCTGGGCTGGAAGCTCGCAGCGACCAGCGCGGTCGGTCAGGCCCATATCCAGGTCTCCGGGCCGCTGGCGGGGCGCCTGCTCTCCGGCAAGGTCTTCGACGACGGCGCGGAGCTGTCGCTCTTCGGCAATCGCATGCGCGTGGCGGAGCCGGAGTTCGCCTTCCGTATGGGACGCGACCTGGCGCCGCGCGAGACCGCCTACAGCCAGGACGAGGTCATGGGCGCCGTCGCCGATTTGCATCTCGGTCTCGAGGCGCCGGATTCGCGCTTCGCCGTCTTCGAAAAGGCCGGCGAAGCCCAACTCATCGCCGACAACGCCTGCGCCGGGCAATATGTGGTCGGCCCCGCGGCGCCCGCCGTCTGGCGCAGAATCGATCTCAGCCGGCACGCCGTGACGGGTAAAGTGACGAAGGCGGGCGGGGATTGCTGGACGCGGGAGGGCGTGGGGGCGGCGGTCCTCGGGGACCCGCGCATCGCCCTCACCTGGCTCGCCAACCGCCTTTCGTCGCTCGGCCTGACGCTGAAGGCCGGCGAAATCGTCACGACCGGCACCTGCATGACACCGCTGGAAATCGAACCCGGCGACGCCGTCGAAGCGGATTATGGGGCGCTCGGCCGCGCACGGCTGCGATTCGCCGCGGAAGCCTGA
- a CDS encoding MotA/TolQ/ExbB proton channel family protein, translating into MDHSLSPLIVNSLSPTVMFLNAGPVSKVVMAVLVMASVWTWFLIIDGVFVLVRLSRSLKSADAGGPIGVLWPIAVEGEAALRVSLPGETEVQKRERISKQMNRAAREFLAAARGGLSNLAIVSSVGPFVGLFGTVWGIMSSFSNIAHTQETGLTVVAPGIAEALAATAYGLAAAIPAAIGYNRIGAAFAEAGEGITKFATTDAIALAKKAIAKGAA; encoded by the coding sequence ATGGACCATTCGCTTTCGCCGCTGATCGTCAATTCGCTTTCGCCGACGGTCATGTTCCTGAACGCCGGGCCCGTGAGCAAGGTCGTGATGGCCGTGCTGGTCATGGCCTCGGTATGGACCTGGTTTCTGATCATCGACGGCGTCTTCGTGCTCGTTCGCCTTTCGCGATCTTTGAAGTCCGCCGACGCCGGAGGGCCGATCGGGGTCTTATGGCCGATCGCCGTCGAAGGCGAAGCCGCCCTGCGCGTCTCTTTGCCGGGCGAAACCGAAGTTCAGAAGCGAGAACGCATTTCCAAGCAAATGAACCGGGCGGCGCGCGAATTCCTCGCCGCCGCGAGGGGCGGGCTGTCGAATCTGGCGATCGTCTCTTCCGTGGGACCTTTTGTCGGCCTCTTCGGCACAGTCTGGGGAATCATGTCCAGCTTCTCGAACATCGCGCACACGCAGGAAACCGGCCTGACGGTCGTCGCGCCGGGCATTGCGGAGGCGCTGGCGGCGACAGCCTACGGGCTTGCGGCGGCCATTCCGGCGGCGATCGGCTACAACCGGATCGGCGCGGCTTTCGCCGAAGCCGGCGAGGGGATCACGAAGTTCGCGACAACCGACGCGATTGCTCTTGCCAAAAAGGCAATCGCCAAGGGGGCCGCCTGA
- a CDS encoding TlpA disulfide reductase family protein codes for MNRMSAFLLLALLAPAPAAAEIIGANPSRAVTEAEMRASLKEIALADESGAPFDLRAAMANGKPTLVSLWAHWCPNCIAEIAGFKAIAATCPQRWNLVFVSARPGDYAKDLAKFSRYRLPWPIHRVGDAAKSSPAQAKAARAFYGTTADGGVSTPLHYLLSSSGVVNAIVNGRLNFDEPARLAAFCAL; via the coding sequence ATGAACCGCATGTCGGCGTTCTTGCTTCTTGCACTGCTCGCACCCGCGCCGGCGGCGGCGGAAATCATCGGCGCAAACCCCTCGCGCGCGGTGACAGAAGCGGAGATGAGGGCGTCCCTGAAGGAAATCGCGCTCGCGGATGAAAGCGGCGCGCCCTTCGATCTGCGCGCGGCGATGGCGAACGGAAAACCGACCCTCGTGTCGCTATGGGCGCATTGGTGTCCCAACTGCATTGCGGAGATCGCCGGTTTCAAAGCGATCGCGGCGACCTGTCCGCAGCGCTGGAATCTTGTCTTCGTTTCGGCGCGCCCCGGCGATTACGCGAAGGATCTGGCCAAATTCAGCCGTTACCGGCTCCCCTGGCCGATCCACCGCGTCGGCGACGCTGCGAAGTCCAGCCCGGCGCAGGCGAAAGCCGCAAGGGCCTTCTATGGGACGACCGCGGACGGCGGCGTCTCGACGCCCTTGCATTATCTCCTGTCGTCCTCGGGCGTGGTGAACGCCATCGTCAACGGCAGACTGAATTTCGACGAGCCCGCTCGGCTCGCCGCCTTCTGCGCGCTCTAA
- a CDS encoding TonB-dependent receptor domain-containing protein: MSRVTLAGGVSACALTLALAFAAQAQTALPPLTVGAARPATPGPTTAPAATTSKEPSPDEVVVTQKQIVPEKPPQSDTAQILAREPGVSVQTGGGVSGLPAIRGLADDRLKIVVGGVQTTSSCANHMNSPLSYTDPNTIGKVDVVYGVSSVSKGGDSIGGSILVTPKSPVFATPVVELSGAPGGRPAPAAAPVSPYPPVPFLPIPAPGTLRFGPNKEVLATGTLSSFYRGNNNGVGVSATLNVANDHWSLLYNGSWQRAGNYNAGGNGGPVFSTNFLSENHAATLGYQNDGHLFTFRGTYQNIPYQGFPNQRMDMTRNRAYSLEANYKGNFSWGFLEARAYWNQVFHKMGFLEDRAFLNHPMIALGRDFGYSLKAEIPYTDVDLIRLGNEFHGYRLQDYWPADWTGYPRNLSRPFSQVNINAGQRNRIGTYAEWERIWTPQWTTLLGVRNDIVWMDTGPGLSYTPFRYSNFAFTNLSALNVNAVTLFNAQDRERTDVNFDMTALARYAPEPGSLYEVGYSRKTRSPNLYERYTWPVAGAFTAMFNWFGDGNGYTGNLNLKPEVAHNFSVTANWRDTSGANAWEARVSPFFSYIENFIDGARTGLTFNTFPVANSYVFQILQFRNYKAQLYGVDAGGRLKLHDSPEYGVLTGYGVFSFVYGRNLDIGNPAHCAPANGVCSLTSFRVKRGDGIWNLMPANARIGLEHHFGGLEMAAETQLVAAKDHVSANKGEFTTPAYALLNLRAAYEWSNLRVDLGVDNVTNALYSLPMGGFDLTNYARTAAFFGAGAGLLSVRQVPGMGRNFYAGLTVKF, translated from the coding sequence ATGTCACGTGTTACCCTTGCCGGAGGCGTCAGCGCCTGCGCCTTGACTCTCGCGCTCGCTTTCGCCGCACAGGCGCAAACAGCCCTGCCGCCGCTGACTGTCGGGGCGGCCCGTCCCGCGACTCCCGGGCCGACGACCGCCCCCGCCGCGACGACGTCCAAGGAGCCGTCGCCCGACGAGGTGGTCGTCACCCAGAAGCAGATCGTGCCGGAGAAGCCGCCCCAGTCCGACACCGCGCAGATTCTCGCGCGTGAGCCCGGCGTGAGCGTTCAGACCGGCGGCGGCGTCTCCGGCCTGCCGGCCATCCGCGGCCTCGCCGACGACCGCCTGAAAATCGTCGTCGGCGGGGTGCAGACGACGTCGAGCTGCGCCAACCACATGAATTCGCCGCTGAGCTACACGGACCCGAACACGATCGGCAAGGTCGACGTGGTCTATGGCGTGTCTTCCGTCAGCAAAGGCGGCGACTCGATCGGCGGCTCGATTCTGGTCACGCCCAAATCCCCCGTCTTTGCGACGCCGGTCGTCGAATTGAGCGGGGCGCCAGGCGGGAGACCCGCGCCCGCGGCGGCGCCGGTCAGTCCCTATCCGCCCGTCCCCTTCCTGCCGATTCCTGCGCCCGGGACGCTGCGCTTCGGACCCAACAAGGAAGTGCTGGCGACGGGAACCCTCTCCTCCTTCTATCGTGGCAACAACAACGGCGTCGGCGTCTCCGCCACGCTCAATGTCGCCAATGACCATTGGAGCCTGCTCTATAACGGCTCATGGCAGCGGGCCGGGAATTACAACGCCGGCGGCAATGGCGGCCCTGTGTTCTCGACGAACTTCCTGTCGGAAAATCATGCCGCGACCCTCGGCTATCAGAACGACGGGCACCTCTTCACCTTCCGCGGAACCTACCAGAACATCCCCTATCAGGGCTTCCCGAACCAGCGCATGGATATGACCCGCAACCGGGCCTATTCGCTGGAAGCCAATTACAAGGGCAACTTCTCCTGGGGCTTCCTCGAAGCGCGCGCCTATTGGAACCAGGTCTTCCACAAGATGGGCTTCCTCGAGGACCGCGCTTTCCTCAATCACCCGATGATCGCTCTGGGCCGGGACTTCGGCTATTCGCTGAAAGCCGAAATCCCCTATACGGACGTCGACCTGATCCGCCTCGGCAACGAGTTCCACGGTTACCGGCTACAGGACTATTGGCCGGCCGACTGGACCGGATATCCTCGCAACTTGTCGAGGCCCTTCTCGCAGGTCAACATCAACGCCGGGCAGCGCAACCGGATCGGAACCTACGCCGAATGGGAGCGCATCTGGACGCCGCAATGGACGACCTTGCTCGGCGTGCGCAACGATATCGTCTGGATGGACACCGGACCGGGCCTAAGCTACACGCCCTTCCGCTATTCCAACTTTGCGTTCACCAATCTGAGCGCCTTGAACGTCAACGCGGTCACGCTGTTCAACGCGCAGGACCGCGAGCGCACGGACGTCAATTTCGACATGACGGCGTTGGCGCGCTACGCGCCGGAGCCGGGCTCGCTCTACGAAGTAGGCTACTCCCGCAAGACCCGTTCGCCCAATCTCTACGAACGCTACACCTGGCCGGTGGCCGGCGCCTTCACCGCCATGTTCAACTGGTTCGGCGACGGCAACGGCTACACCGGCAACCTCAATCTGAAGCCGGAGGTCGCGCATAATTTCTCCGTGACGGCGAATTGGCGCGACACGTCGGGGGCCAACGCCTGGGAAGCGCGCGTCTCGCCTTTCTTCAGCTATATCGAGAACTTCATCGACGGCGCCCGCACGGGCCTGACCTTCAACACCTTCCCCGTGGCGAACAGCTATGTGTTCCAGATCTTGCAATTCCGCAATTACAAGGCGCAGCTTTACGGCGTCGACGCAGGCGGCCGCCTGAAACTGCACGATTCCCCCGAATATGGCGTGCTGACGGGCTATGGCGTGTTCAGCTTCGTCTATGGCCGCAATCTCGACATCGGCAATCCGGCGCATTGCGCGCCGGCCAATGGCGTTTGCTCCCTCACCTCTTTCCGCGTGAAGCGGGGCGACGGCATTTGGAACCTGATGCCGGCGAACGCCCGCATCGGCCTCGAGCATCATTTCGGCGGCCTCGAAATGGCGGCCGAGACGCAACTCGTCGCCGCCAAGGACCATGTTTCCGCCAACAAGGGCGAGTTCACGACGCCCGCCTATGCGCTCTTGAATCTGCGTGCGGCCTATGAGTGGAGCAATCTGCGCGTCGACCTCGGCGTCGACAATGTCACAAACGCTCTCTACTCGCTGCCGATGGGTGGTTTCGATCTGACGAATTACGCCCGCACCGCCGCCTTCTTCGGCGCGGGGGCCGGTCTGCTGAGCGTCAGGCAGGTGCCCGGCATGGGACGCAATTTCTATGCAGGACTGACGGTGAAGTTCTAG